The following proteins are co-located in the Manihot esculenta cultivar AM560-2 chromosome 7, M.esculenta_v8, whole genome shotgun sequence genome:
- the LOC110619012 gene encoding uncharacterized mitochondrial protein AtMg00860-like, with translation MYRVVLDNGNPVSRLALMREGGSKEQHLQHLQLVLQLMKEHQLFAKMSKCSFGTTQIEYLGHVITAEGVTTSSHKIQFVQCWPIPQNIKQLRSFLGLTSYYQRFIQGYGRLAKPLTELLKKGAFEWNETAQEAFITLKQAMINGPVLALPNFSKPFIVETDASGEGIKAF, from the exons ATGTATCGGGTTGTCCTCGACAATGGTAACCCTGTATCGAGGCTTGCCTTGATGAGGGAAGG TGGTTCTAAGGAACAACACTTGCAGCATTTACAATTAGTTTTACAGTTGATGAAGGAGCACCAATTATTTGCTAAGATGAGCAAATGTTCTTTTGGTACTACACAAATTGAGTATCTGGGGCATGTCATTACAGCAGAAGGAGTTACTACTAGTTCTCACAAAATTCAATTTGTGCAATGTTGGCCAATTCCTCAGAACATTAAGCAGTTAAGGAGCTTCTTAGGGCTTACAAGCTATTATCAGAGATTTATTCAAGGGTATGGAAGACTAGCTAAACCACTTACTGAACTTCTCAAAAAGGGAGCATTTGAGTGGAATGAAACAGCTCAGGAGGCTTTTATTACTCTCAAACAGGCTATGATTAATGGACCTGTATTAGCCTTGCCAAACTTCTCCAAACCTTTCATTGTGGAAACTGATGCTTCTGGAGAAGGCATTAAAGCTTTTTAA